A genome region from Strongyloides ratti genome assembly S_ratti_ED321, scaffold srae_chrx_scaffold0000004 includes the following:
- a CDS encoding Peroxidasin-like protein gives MWIPIKKGINQWIIGLTLIEILLFNIIETKDDNPITKNFKCRRNGCCDQHEWCRFWASAGECHVNKKWMEENCQLACNACKTQTPKVTPSKKVPSKIPVPVNLLPNKVHNNKTVNLKDKPLVSDNLKHTTELPIKIETKHGKQRININKSQPRSFPLPISTTPASSHLTVLSHKIFQTKDTAFPKTTLRPVIQTIKSIPTSLQQTTVSPIKKSKNVLGSKIEMCKRLLDDPTNIAINIRKNNLIFTSEDNDGRRTLSLDDVIRSNLANACTPRLDESNCERNLCYNLYFRTMDGTCNNLEKPLQGASYRPYNRLLPPEYDDGLGAPVSSIKNVRPSPREINRILLSSKAVVHADDYNSLLMQFGQFISHDMAKTTLVPSSKCPGCSNIEGRCMAIKLSQNETNAKFLREGCIKISRSSPICGSGRTKPRQQLNENTGYIDGSPIYGSSVNDLQKFRQGKTAFLKLSTFGGQKTLPFDQSRCKNDKSCTVIFIAGDSRVNLFIGLSSIHILFTREHNRIAGIFKRLNPHWSDERIFQETRKLVGAQIQAIVYREYLPKILGSAFMSAIGPYKGYNPNVDATIVNEFTSSAFRYGHGMIQETFPRLGENFKNISFGSYNFVKGTLNSQLLVKQGGIDPILRGMMFTKLKRPQRLTSVITENMFESTDLGSINIQRGRDHGLPSYNKFRELCGLKHAKTFEDISNEILSPFTRSKLQKMYGSINNIDLFVGAILEDPVLQGLVGPTITCIIGPQFKRSRDGDRFYYENPGIFTPNQLKEIRKSSFSRILCDNGDNMNLVTKEAFRISSLTSCSQIPQMDLSKWKE, from the exons atgtggATTCCAATAAAAAAAGGAATCAACCAATGGATAATTGGATTAACATTAAtcgaaattttattatttaatatcatag aaacAAAAGATGATAATCcaattactaaaaattttaaatgccGACGAAATGGTTGTTGTGATCAACATGAATGGTGTCGATTTTGGGCATCAGCTGGTGAATGtcatgttaataaaaaatggatGGAAGAAAATTGTCAATTAGCATGTAATGCTTGTAAAACTCAAA caCCAAAAGTTACTCCATCAAAAAAAGTGCCTAGTAAAATTCCAGTTCCAGTAAATTTATTACCAA ATAAAGTGCATAATAACAAAacagtaaatttaaaagataaaccATTAGTTTCTGATAACTTGAAACATACTACTGAATTaccaataaaaattgaaacaaAACATGGCAAGCAaagaattaatattaataaaagtcaACCTCGTAGTTTTCCTTTACCAATTTCTACAACACCAGCTAGTTCTCATTTAACAGTATTATCTcacaaaatttttcaaacaaAAGACACAGCTTTTCCAAAAACAACTTTGCGTCCGGTTATTCAAACAATAAAATCTATTCCAACAAGTTTACAACAAACAACAGTTTCaccaataaaaaaatcaaaaaatgttttaggTTCAAAAATTGAAATGTGCAAACGTTTGTTAGATGATCCAACAAATATAGctataaatataagaaaaaataatcttatcTTTACTTCTGAag ataatGATGGTAGGAGAACACTTAGTTTGGATGATGTAATTCGGAGTAACCTCGCTAATGCATGTACTCCACGACTTGATGAATCAAATTGTGAACGAAATCTctgttataatttatatttccGAACAATGGATGGTACTTGTAATAACCTAGAAAAACCACTTCAAGGAGCTTCATATAGACCATATAACag attacTACCTCCTGAATATGATGATGGCCTTGGTGCACCAGTatcatcaataaaaaatgttagaCCTAGTCCAAGAGAAATTAatagaatattattatcttcaAAAGCTGTTGTTCATGCAGATGATTATAATAGTTTGTTAATGCAATTTGGACAATTTATATCTCATGATATGGCAAAAACAACATTAGTACCATCAAGTAAATGTCCTGGATGTAGTAATATTGAAGGAAGATGTATggcaataaaattatcacaAAATGAAACAAATGCAAAATTTTTACGTGAAggttgtataaaaatatcaagaTCATCACCTATATGTGGTTCTGGAAGAACAAAACCAAGACaacaattaaatgaaaatacaGGATATATTGATGGTTCACCTATTTATGGATCAAGTGTTAatgatttacaaaaatttagaCAAGGAAAAAcagcatttttaaaattatcaacatTTGGTGGTCAAAAAACATTACCATTTGATCAATCTAGatgtaaaaatgataaaagttGTACTGTTATATTTATTGCTGGTGATAGTCgtgttaatttatttattggaTTAAGTTCAattcatatattatttaccAGAGAACATAATAGAATTGCTGGAATATTTAAACGTCTTAATCCACATTGGTCTGATGAAAGAATATTTCAAGAGACAAGAAAATTAGTTGGTGCACAAATACAAGCAATTGTTTATAGAGAATATTTACCAAAAATTTTAGGTTCAGCTTTTATGTCAGCAATAGGACCATATAAAGGTTATAATCCAAATGTTGATGCAACAATTGTTAATGAATTTACATCAAGTGCTTTTAGATATGGTCATGGTATGATTCAAGAAACATTTCCAAGACTTggtgaaaattttaaaaatatatcatttggttcatataattttgttaaaggAACATTAAATTCACAATTATTAGTTAAACAAGGTGGTATAGATCCAATATTAAGAGGAATGAtgtttacaaaattaaaaagaccACAAAGATTAACAAGTGTTATTACAGAAAATATGTTTGAATCAACAGATTTAGGaagtataaatattcaaCGAGGACGTGATCATGGTTTACcatcatataataaatttagagAATTATGTGGTTTAAAACATGCTAAAACATTTGAAGATATttcaaatgaaatattatctCCATTTACAAGAAGTAAATTGCAAAAAATGTATGgttcaataaataatattgattTATTTGTTGGTGCCATTTTAGAAGATCCTGTTCTCCAAGGTCTTGTTGGTCCAACTATAACATGTATTATAGGACCACAATTTAAACGTTCAAGAGATGGTGATAgattttattatgaaaatcCTGGTATTTTTACACCAAatcaattaaaagaaataagaaAATCTTCTTTTTCAAGAATTCTATGTGATAATGGTGATAATATGAATCTTGTTACAAAAGAAGCATTTAGAATATCATCACTGACTTCTTGTTCACAAATTCCTCAAATGGATCTCTCAAAATGGAAagaataa
- a CDS encoding Bardet-Biedl syndrome 1 ortholog produces the protein MSLKWVGALWDPSAKISTRASLVVLSDVLGDGDYKLLLVDMSQNLPKLKMFKGINPVAESALTSHPTGLVSFYNSMTNPPTPCIGLSTGNSVLIYRSLKPFYKFTLPSQEINSIEEALWNGIREKNITVEQFIEGIERLRETIPFDELTPQTQKLYLLDDIEDKRLYAESQVKNPLTFHSIITCLQTIKQNGTDDTDIDVLIIGTEHKQIIFVDTQAFIVLKIITIPGTPARIQCDGGYDIDCKLFILTRDNEVYCLKKVGAIFSCKLMINLKKTCSWFIKDKNKLAFSTIDDIIHIYSLKGKYLYEIKPEAPIINIEPFYYQSKQYWGILVAVKGEVRLYIENVVVDRMKIDSDISWIKYGKMGRENGVLTIVTRNGGLMVKIFRRTATLDEIGGIKLQSTPIQKIVIPKKTKAFVNQSLRERENPIQMHKIYQRDLFMLKHYITKSYAELQGSHLGSETYTKESNNVEMNVEVNGFGPEFRLIINITSTKKTIIKNLAIIILGNNEEYAIQNCIIPICSLVPNFTHSYTTLIKSIYQNTGSGSDIKILLVDANKNELFISGNKKQQNEEKNGTRPITTTVITMPVDEGDILD, from the exons atgagTTTAAAATGGGTTGGAGCTTTATGGGATCCATCAGCTAAAATTTCAACACGAGCATCACTTGTTGTATTGTCAGATGTTTTAGGAGATGGagattataaacttttacttGTTGATATGAGTCAAAATTTaccaaaattaaaaatgtttaaaggAATTAATCCTGTAGCTGAATCTGCTTTAACAAGTCATCCTACAGGTCTAGTTTCATTTTACAATAGTATg acaAATCCACCAACACCATGTATTGGATTATCAACTGGGAATAGTGTATTAATTTATAGAAGTCTTAAacctttttataaatttacacTTCCCTCTCAAGAAATAAATTCTATAGAGGAAGCATTATGGAATGGTATtagagaaaaaaatattacagtGGAACAATTTATTGAAGGTATTGAACGATTACGAGAAACAATACCATTTGATGAATTAACACCTCAAacacaaaaattatatcttttagATGATATTGAAGATAAAAGATTATATGCTGAAAGTCAAGTAAAAAACCCATTAACTTTTCATTCAATTATTACATGTTTACAAACAATTAAACAAAATGGTACAGATGATACTGACATTGATGTATTGATAATCGGAACAGAGCacaaacaaattatttttgtagaTACACAAGCTTTTATcgttttgaaaattattacaatacCAGGGACACCTGCTCGTATTCAATGTGATG gtGGATATGACATTGattgtaaattatttattttaacaagaGATAATGAAGTATATTGCTTAAAAAAAGTTGGAGCTATTTTTTCATgtaaattaatgataaacttaaaaaaaacatgttCCTggtttataaaagataaaaataaacttgcTTTTTCAACAATTGATGatataatacatatttattctttaaaaggtaaatatttatatgaaattAAACCAGAAGCAcctattattaatatagaaccattttattatcaatcaAAACAATATTGGGGAATTTTAGTTGCTGTTAAAGGTGAAGTTAgattatatattgaaaatgttGTTGTTGATAGAATGAAAATTGATTCGGATATATCATGGATTAAATATGGTAAAATGGGAAGAGAAAATGGTGTATTAACAATTGTTACAAGAAATGGTGGTTTAAtggttaaaatttttagaagaaCAGCTACATTAGATGAGATTGGTGGTATAAAATTACAATCAACACCAATtcaaaaaatagttatacCTAAAAAAACAAAGGCATTTGTTAATCAAAGTTTACGTGAAAGAGAAAATCCAATACAAAtgcataaaatatatcaaagagatttatttatgttaaaacattatataacaaaaagttATGCTGAATTACAAGGTTCACATCTTGGATCAGAAACATATACAAAAGAGTCAAATAATGTTGAGATGAATGTTGAAGTAAATGGTTTTGGACCAGAATTTagattaattattaatataacatcaacaaaaaaaactataattaaaaatttagcaattattattttgggTAATAATGAAGAATATGCCATTCAAAATTGTATTATTCCAATATGTTCATTAGTTCCTAATTTTACACATTCTTATacaacattaataaaatcaatCTACCAAAACACTGGATCTGGAagtgatataaaaattttattagtagatgcaaataaaaatgaattatttattagtggtaataaaaaacaacaaaatgaagaaaaaaatggaaCAAGACCCATTACAACAACTGTTATAACAATGCCCGTTGATGAGGGAGATATTTTAGATTAA
- a CDS encoding InaD-like protein: protein MVLTGDYTQLQIINLKCDSDGSFGFGIVGGTSTGVVIKTIIPGSVADKDKRLCPGDHILKISNINVHGMSSQQVATLLRQQNDVVQLVVGRSISSTVVADNLQKEESIEQSPDIWTMPTKSVIFGTSLENEINNRLALVNKYNNNKIDNKYITNTNNTLISPSNDSSSISHLKNESKNLQSTNVGNHDMTVIEEEEQSDINKTSYNQSSSSQLKNDNIYSLTDITTSNNKIKNLDNLSPAQGMNICKNKNDISYNTSANLSLNEGCKSKVEEDNKTSRINNIETFSYQKLKLSAEDEKTLAGKNIASHIFKLLGDSDVKANTISKKLPSKAMKYFHRDQWIVGQYEEVEVEIERNPVSGLGITVAGYVHREEEINGVFVKSLVKDSSAAISKKIKVHDLIAIVNGVDCQNLSHAESVKLLVNSGPIVKLKLIRFSQESPQAKCLKMLQEQENNAKMADIQANLIKAKSYWQERLGTDFEILTVTLIPDKYDDGGLGISIEGTVDVIDGNQLCPHHYIECLRKDGPAAKSGCLKAGDELLQLNDKILYGESHITVRKVIGKIRNEYKASYLVVARKAILSYEYDKLLSGCLPEAYNLLANLNDDQIVKAKSETQLLKFNENEFSVRPALIRSQSLQYTSGLAIWNCVPLIVTINKDSKGLGFSICDYHDPGHPNESFIVIRSLVPGGAAQADGRIVPGDRLMFVNSEDLSNCSLVKAVEILKSAPYGPVRLGIAKPVPVEYSSYKINHLPLISRSERLLAKSNSPRVGRRSYKKHSLFDNNNMKLNAVSCDDVNTPDYHSRTCSTPQYYTYSDYYDRLYSGRYGYHLDDNKFSLGSSPSSSRSISPCFSPSTRGSLYENECYLPPTLERTIKILKGPTPLGIIFDAEVDKSINGCVVKYIHHKMAIARDGRIQVGDYIVRINSEKFRNATSGQAKIMLKRLNYIGNQVTITYITSADAKLWKEKYGQEVDNRIPMINRLSPKVFPKFYQSPFMNNNKELNNFCATETNSVTSIISDSQFDITKSECQNIPSVMSNSSLNKIITTVDNSKNFLNNSKNCKDIFLLNNLNDTVGDNNLFINNNFNNMNYLNNSCISKFADNLVLNIINEIFDITNNYPIKNDEVTSPLSQKSNDFDLDYEISVLTKTYDKANHVIQELRRDYSLSYIESGTSFNSLKEIISSSEIGETTSPINNIGSPTSQLSNLSIGVVPSNQKQSFTENLYKNYIESFTNNSITTSNSINKIDEGDIMSNYEKNTGDIKNVLNDEKDISISLEKKTSLSTQSPIENEIRTLKDDVNIYKNVDEMSEQFDGTNKNIDDNVTFTIEINVRHDEKEPLISTTDRSINNSIQSFLINDKVVGSENKNNITYLPENENCNMNKEINLEKQNMILSNITEFDNKGSENLINDSKKLSTNQLMRSRFWGPPRNVILCKEPNKSFGISIVGGKIEVSQQGNSPNAANTVSGIFIKSVLPDSPAGNSNALNMGDRILSVNDIDLRDATHEYAVKVIKNAINPVKFCVQSLQTFSPQNFKNRLNASMNKELILHNPSEEASTNDDVIFKQIGKTQNPQTSTIKSTKLIETPKNSITTFKLREKDSAASLDKLPSDLEEEDIFGYTNDKICRKYKDLPGKPIIIRIKNIPTGGIDLSLSETNEDNTKKSIFIMGITSPSPLSLENGDELLEINGHVLLQMNRKQAQEKIQQCMKDAELSLIILRYKESSTNDKPQDNESQYICDTMEKRKISSSNFKESQQPYIQSNISNLKSEDNLLTKDSISSKMAEKHASIETGKETLIEIDKDGKGLGLSIVGGSDTVLGTVVIHEVYTDGAAAMDGRLKPGDQVLEVNDISLRGVSHDHAISLLRRTPSRVRLLIYRDVNLQHSLLDPTQIYNIFNVELTKKPGRGLGISIVGRKNEPGVYVSEIVSGGAAEQDGRLMQGDQILAVNNQDVTSLMQEELATLLKTCNGVVNLKIGRWKLTETTNRVHAATPPTYGVAKNNKPKQSNECKKEEKKPSDNSNYFVNHNERNDVPPPCPPSRNNIVNVPLNDENNQLSPIIHKDLSPVTEEPSSCVEGKLIIEEDDNKPIQLLSNVHEEGSEDLLIELKKIPDQQLGMGIGKRSRGILVTSLQPGSTAAEKLKVGDRLMAVNGQKVTDQLSAVTFVKASGERLFLQIARPKR, encoded by the exons ATGGTT ttAACTGGTGATTATACACAacttcaaataataaatttaaaatgtgaTTCAGATGGAAGTTTTGGTTTTGGGATTGTTGGTGGAACAAGTACTGGAGttgttattaaaacaattattccTGGAAGCGTTGCTGATAAa gATAAACGTCTATGCCCTGGAGACCATATTCTGAAAATTAGTAATATCAATGTTCATGGTATGAGTAGCCAACAAGTAGCAACATTGCTTCGCCAACAAAATGATGTTGTTCAATTAGTTGTTGGACGATCTATATCTTCCACAGTAGTAGCTGATAATTTACAAAAGGAAGAAAGTATTGAACAAAGTCcag aTATTTGGACAATGCCTACAAAATCTGTTATATTTGGTACATCTttagaaaatgaaattaacAATCGATTAGCATtggtaaataaatataataataacaaaatagataataaatatattacaaatacaaataatacattaataTCACCTTCTAATGATTCTTCTTCAATTtctcatttaaaaaatgaaagtaaaaatttacaatcaACAAATGTAGGGAATCATGATATGACAGTAATTGAAGAAGAGGAACAATcagatattaataaaacatcATATAATCAATCATCATCATCTCagttaaaaaatgataatatatattcattaacAGATATAACAactagtaataataaaataaagaatctTGACAACTTATCACCTGCACAAGGGAtgaatatttgtaaaaataaaaatgatatatctTATAACACTAGTGCAAATCTTTCATTAAATGAAGGATGTAAAAGTAAAGTTGAAGAGGATAATAAAACAAGCAGAATAAATAACATTGAAACTTTTTCATACCAAAAATTAAAGCTCAGTGCTGAAGATGAGAAAACATTAGCAGGGAAGAATATTGCTagtcatatttttaaattgctTGGAGACTCAGATGTTAAAGCTAATACAATTAGTAAAAAGCTTCCATCAAaa gCTATGAAATATTTCCATCGAGATCAATGGATTGTAGGACAATATGAAGAAGTTGAAGTAGAAATTGAAAGAAATCCTGTATCAGGTTTAGGTATTACTGTTGCTGGATATGTTCATCGTGAag aagaGATAAATGGTGTATTTGTTAAGTCATTGGTGAAAGATTCAAGTGCAGCTATTtcaaagaaaataaaagtacATGATTTAATAGCTATTGTTAACGGTGTTGACTGTCAAAATTTATCACATGCTGAATCAGTAAAACTTTTAGTAAATAGTGGTCcaatagtaaaattaaaattaatacgTTTTTCACAAGAATCACCACAAGCTAAGTGCCTTAAAATGTTACAAGAACAA gaAAACAATGCTAAAATGGCAGATATTCAAgcaaatttaataaaagctAAAAGCTATTGGCAAGAAAGATTAGGAACAGATTTTGAAATACTCACTGTTACATTAATACCAGATAAATATGATGATGGTGGTTTGGGAATTTCAATTGAAGGTACTGTTGATGTTATTGATGGAAACCAATTATGTCCACATCATTATATTGAATGTTTAAGAAAAGATGGCCCAGCTGCTAAATCGGGATGTCTTAAAGCTGGTGATGAGTTACTtcaattaaatgataaaattttatatggtGAATCACATATTACAGTTAGAAAAGTAATAGGAAAAATTAGAAATGAATATAAGGCAAGTTATTTAGTTGTTGCAAGGAAAGCTATATTATCATATGAGTATGATAAATTACTATCTGGTTGCCTTCCTGAAGCATATAATCTATTAGCtaatttaaatgatgatCAAATTGTTAAAGCAAAATCAGAGacacaattattaaaatttaatgaaaatgaattttCTGTTAGGCCTGCCTTAATAAGGTCGCAATCATTGCAATATACATCAGGTTTAGCTATTTGGAATTGTGTTCCATTAAttgtaacaataaataaagattCTAAAGGTTTAGGATTTTCTATATGTGATTATCATGATCCAGGACATCCTAATGAATCATTTATAGTTATTAGAAGTTTAGTACCTGGTGGTGCTGCACAAGCAGATGGTAGAATTGTTCCAGGAGATAGATTAATGTTTGTTAATAGTGAAGATTTATCAAATTGTTCTTTAGTTAAAGCtgttgaaatattaaaatcagCACCTTATGGTCCAGTTAGATTAGGAATAGCCAAACCAGTGCCTGTTGAATATTCATCATATAAAATCAATCATTTACCATTAATATCAAGAAGTGAAAGATTACTTGCTAAAAGTAATTCACCAAGAGTTGGTAGAAgatcatataaaaaacattctttatttgataataataatatgaaatTAAATGCTGTTAGTTGTGATGATGTTAATACACCAGATTATCATTCAAGAACATGTTCTACCCCACAATATTATACTTATTCAGATTATTATGATCGTTTATATTCTGGACGTTATGGGTATCATTtagatgataataaattttcattaggAAGTTCACCTTCTTCATCAAGATCTATATCACCATGTTTTTCTCCTAGTACACGTGGATCATTATATGAAAATGAATGTTATCTACCACCAACATTAGAAagaacaataaaaattttaaaaggtCCAACTCCATTGggaataatttttgatgcTGAAGTTGATAAATCTATAAATGGTTGTGTTGTAAAATATATCCATCATAAAATGGCTATAGCACGAGATGGAAGAATACAAGTAGGAGATTATATAGTAAGAATAAATTCAGAAAAATTTCGTAATGCTACATCAGGTCAAgcaaaaataatgttaaaaagattaaattatattggAAATCAAGTAAC gaTAACTTATATAACATCTGCGGATGCTAAATTGTGGAAAGAAAAATATGGTCAAGAGGTGGATAATCGAATACCAATGATAAATAGATTGTCTCCAaa agtATTTCCAAAATTCTATCAATCTCCatttatgaataataataaagagctaaataatttttgcgCAACGGAAACTAATAGTGTAACATCTATAATTTCTGACAGCCAATTTGATATAACTAAAAGTGAATGCCAAAATATACCATCTGTCATGTCAAATAGTTCATTAAATAAGATTATTACTACAGTAGATAATTctaagaattttttaaataattctaaaaattgCAAAGATATTTTCTTActgaataatttaaatgatacagttggagataataatttatttattaataacaattttaacaatatgaATTATCTTAACAATAGTTGTATATCAAAATTTGCCGATAATTtagtattaaatataattaat gaaatatttgatattacaaataattatccaataaaaaatgatgaagtAACATCACCACTTTCTCAAAAATCAAATGATTTTGATTTAGATTATGAAATTTCAGTATTAACAAAAACATATGATAAAGCAAATCATGTTATACAAGAATTACGCCGTGATTATAGTTTATCATATATAGAAAGTGGAACATcatttaattcattaaaagaaataatctCATCTTCAGAAATTGGTGAAACAACATCaccaataaataatattggaTCTCCAACATCACAATTGTCTAATCTTTCTATTGGAGTTGTCCCATCCAATCAAAAACAATCATTTacagaaaatttatataaaaattacattgAAAGTTTTACCAATAATTCAATTACAACATCAAAT agtATTAATAAGATAGATGAAGGAGATATTATGTCAAATTATGAGAAAAATACtggagatataaaaaatgttttaaatgatgaaaaagatatttcTATTTCCTTAGAGAAAAAAACTTCTTTATCAACACAGTCACCTATTGAGAATGAAATAAGAACATTAAAAGAtgatgtaaatatttataaaaatgttgatGAGATGTCAGAACAATTTGATGGtactaataaaaacataGATGATAATGTTACATTTACAATTGAAATTAATGTTAGACATGATGAAAAAG AACCATTAATTAGTACCACTGATAGAAGCATAAACAATTCTAttcaatcttttttaataaatgataaagtaGTTGGGagtgaaaataaaaataatataacatatttaccagaaaatgaaaattgtaacatgaataaagaaataaatcttgagaaacaaaatatgattttatcaaatattactGAATTCGATAATAAAGGAAGCGAAAATTTAATCAATGATTCTAAAAAgctt agtACCAATCAATTAATGCGTTCAAGATTTTGGGGACCACCACGTAATGTTATATTATGTAAAGAACCAAATAAATCATTTGGAATTAGTATTGTTGGAGGTAAAATTGAAGTTTCACAACAAGGAAATAGCCCAAATGCAGCTAATACTGTATCaggaatttttattaaatcagtTCTACCAGATAGTCCAGCTGGTAACTCAAATGCTTTAAACATGGGGGATCGTATTTTAAGTGTTAATGATATTGATTTAAGAGATGCAACTCATGAATATGCCgttaaagttattaaaaatgcaATTAATCCAGTAAAATTTTGTGTTCAATCACTACAAACATTCTCACCACaaaat ttcAAAAATCGGCTTAATGCTTCAATGAATAAAGAGCTTATTCTTCATAATCCTTCAGAAGAAGCATCAACAAATGATGatgtaatatttaaacaaattgGAAAAACACAAAATCCTCAAACAAGTACAATAAAAAGtacaaaattaattgaaacaccaaaaaatagtataacaacatttaaattaagaGAAAAAGATTCAGCTGCTTCTCTTGATAAATTACCATCAGATTTGGAGGAAGAAGATATTTTTGGTTATACAAATGATAAGATATGTCGAAAGTATAAAGATTTACCTGGAAAaccaataataataagaataaaaaatataccaaCAGGAGGTATTGACTTATCATTATCAGAAACAAATGAAGATAATACAAAAAAgtcaatatttattatggGAATAACTTCACCATCACCATTATCATTGGAGAATGGTGAtgaattattagaaataaatgGTCATGTTTTATTACAAATGAATAGAAAACAAGCTCAAGAAAAAATTCAACAATGTATGAAAGATGCtgaattatcattaataatattaagatATAAAGAATCTTCAACAAATGATAAACCTCAAGATAATGAGTCACAATATATTTGTGATACTATGGAAAAACGTAAAATTTCAAGTTCTAATTTTAAAG aatcaCAGCAACCTTATATACAATCAAATATATCTAATTTAAAATCTGAAGACAATTTGTTAACAAAAGATAGTATTAGTAGTAAAATGGCAGAAAAGCATGCTTCTATTGAGACGGGTAAGGAAACGTTAATTGAAATAGACAAAGATGGCAAAGGATTAGGTTTAAGTATTGTTGGTGGTTCTGATACAGTATTAGGTACTGTTGTTATACATGAAGTTTATACTGATGGTGCTGCTGCAATGGATGGTAGACTTAAACCTGGAGATCAAGTACTTGAAGTTAATGATATATCATTAAGAGGTGTTAGTCATGATCATGCTATTTCTTTGTTACGACGTACACCATCCAGAGTTcgtttattaatatatcgTGATGTTAATCTTCAACATAGTTTACTGGATCCAAcacaaatttataatatttttaatgttgaaCTTACAAAAAAACCTGGTCGCGGCTTAGGAATATCTATTGTTGGTCGCAAAAATGAACCTGGAGTATATGTTTCTGAAATTGTATCCGGTGGAGCTGCTGAACAGGATGGAAGATTAATGCAAGGTGATCAAATTCTTGCAGTTAATAATCAAGATGTAACATCATTAATGCAAGAAGAATTGGCAACACTTCTAAAG actTGTAATGGAGTCGTAAATCTTAAAATTGGAAGATGGAAACTTACAGAAACAACTAACAGAGTACATGCAGCAACACCTCCAACATATGGTGTtgctaaaaataataaacctAAACAAAGTAATGAGtgtaaaaaagaagaaaaaaagcCATCAGATAAtagtaattattttgttaatcaTAATGAAAGAAATGATGTCCCACCCCCATGTCCACCATcaagaaataatattgtaaatgttccattaaatgatgaaaataatCAACTTTCTCCTATTATTCATAAAGATTTATCACCTGTAACTGAAGAACCAAGTAGTTGTGTTGAGggtaaattaattattgaaGAAGATGACAATAAACCAATACAATTACTTTCAAATGTTCATGAAGAAGGAAGTGaagatttattaattgaacttaaaaaaattcccGATCAACAACTTGGAATGGGAATTGGTAAAAGATCTCGTGGAATTTTAGTAACATCATTACAACCAGGAAGTACTGCAgcagaaaaattaaaagttggTGATAGACTTATGGCTGTTAATGGTCAAAAAGTTACTGATCAg ttaTCTGCTGTAACATTTGTTAAAGCTAGCGGAGAGCGTTTGTTCTTACAAATTGCTAGACCTAAACgttaa